One genomic segment of Gossypium arboreum isolate Shixiya-1 chromosome 3, ASM2569848v2, whole genome shotgun sequence includes these proteins:
- the LOC128290160 gene encoding uncharacterized protein LOC128290160, with protein sequence MTSTHSAESDSAELNSSTFLGDRVVTSFPRHEVVKLDDGSFVQWQQQIRLILRGYGLFGFLDGSVMVPSADGSLVVNPSILVFDQQDSLLTSWLLSTIGSSFLTSFTDVRTARDVWIMANNLFAADSSLKQSHLRHELHSLRKGNLSVRAYVNKITSLCALLADRFRYIGGERAAVTHRLSSEFDAIVSSVSLSSEPLPFQRIVDALLECEARQLRSALQSAPEMLIAANAVEGPQSQETDVALRGGGRFSARGRGHFFRPRLQCQICSHFGHLAQKCYYRYHRDDSSPVDVSGSRRGDFVPGANGRADDRMGMNEFGGQNWRNSGQNWRSSFWPTFGGDSCLPRGPHARPGCNGFNPFVQSGSGQHGFMDPKSYSNGYDIGAHRNDMGPQFGDASLGVPYGHMAPRPRGPSGLVRSRSTHDPVVPEPSANCVGVDRSWETVHEAPWRTKPRARVFSVESSLFDSSQFVGLPPTISELHASDYSVLQRYDSILILLVHSFHSWVARHPGVRTRVLLIMFVEMIPLCVAPLCIQVKLLS encoded by the coding sequence ATGACTTCTACGCACTCTGCTGAGTCCGATTCTGCTGAGCTTAATAGCTCGACGTTTCTTGGTGACCGGGTGGTCACGTCTTTCCCTCGTCATGAGGTTGTGAAGTTAGATGACGGTTCGTTTGTGCAATGGCAGCAGCAGATCCGTCTTATACTTCGTGGATACGGATTGTTTGGCTTCCTTGACGGATCAGTGATGGTTCCGTCCGCTGATGGCAGTCTCGTTGTCAACCCGTCTATTTTGGTTTTTGACCAGCAGGATAGTTTACTAACCTCATGGCTTTTATCCACGATTGGCTCATCGTTCTTGACTTCCTTCACGGATGTTCGGACGGCACGAGATGTTTGGATCATGGCGAACAATCTGTTTGCGGCCGATTCCAGCTTGAAGCAGTCCCACTTGCGTCATGAACTTCATTCGCTTCGGAAAGGTAATCTTTCTGTTCGTGCGTATGTAAATAAAATTACGAGTTTGTGTGCCTTGCTTGCAGATCGGTTCAGATATATCGGAGGCGAACGAGCAGCGGTTACGCATCGCCTCTCCTCGGAATTTGATGCGATCGTTTCTTCCGTATCACTATCCTCGGAACCCTTACCGTTTCAACGAATCGTGGATGCCTTACTTGAGTGCGAAGCTCGACAGTTGCGATCCGCTCTTCAGTCAGCTCCGGAGATGTTGATTGCTGCAAATGCCGTGGAGGGGCCGCAATCTCAGGAGACGGATGTTGCGCTTCGTGGAGGAGGTCGTTTTTCTGCTCGTGGCCGCGGCCATTTTTTTCGTCCACGGCTCCAGTGTCAGATCTGTAGTCACTTTGGGCACCTTGCGCAAAAATGCTATTACCGTTACCATCGTGATGATTCATCTCCAGTTGACGTCTCGGGGTCACGACGTGGTGATTTTGTGCCTGGAGCAAATGGGAGAGCTGATGACCGAATGGGGATGAATGAGTTTGGTGGTCAAAATTGGAGAAATAGTGGTCAAAATTGGAGGTCTTCATTTTGGCCTACTTTTGGTGGTGACAGTTGTCTCCCACGTGGGCCACATGCAAGGCCTGGGTGTAATGGATTTAATCCATTTGTTCAAAGTGGAAGTGGGCAGCATGGTTTTATGGATCCAAAATCATATAGTAATGGGTATGATATTGGTGCCCACAGAAATGACATGGGCCCGCAATTTGGTGATGCATCTTTGGGTGTTCCGTATGGTCACATGGCTCCTCGGCCACGTGGGCCCAGTGGGTTGGTTCGGTCTCGTTCAACTCATGATCCAGTTGTTCCTGAACCTTCTGCTAACTGTGTCGGTGTTGACCGATCTTGGGAGACTGTTCATGAAGCCCCATGGAGGACAAAACCACGAGCTCGGGTGTTTAGTGTTGAGTCGTCTCTATTTGATTCGTCTCAATTTGTTGGGCTTCCACCCACGATTTCTGAGTTACATGCTTCAGATTACTCGGTGCTACAAAGATATGACTCAATTTTAATTCTCTTGGTTCATTCGTTCCATTCTTGGGTGGCAAGACATCCCGGTGTCCGGACTCGGGTGCTACTCATCATGTTTGTAGAAATGATTCCACTTTGCGTGGCTCCACTCTGTATTCAGGTAAAGCTTCTCTCTTAA
- the LOC108475443 gene encoding uncharacterized protein LOC108475443, with protein MALHFLRKTIAYPSIRNSGFLTRLRSFSSVFPPIINKEDTKPTNYSSKIHLSPLFNDFSFKLGSNDIELVDDETWRVSSGLAHAYKGFDGEMETLPYMEAVNHRVDNGSPISEDDQDFDDIDNMRIRGKLFYKIDRGSKEFEEYAYDFHRKKGPKNKDDRRESKNKESLHKKDDPKESKRLEKSNVRLLKDVKNGSVRNIPDKVEVCSAEKKLRTPTFNQLTGPYHEPFCLDIYISKASVRACIIHRATSKVVAVAHSISKDMKIDLGSTRNASACAAVGLILAQRALDDDIHDVIYTPRKGDKLEGKLQIVLESIIDNGVNVKVKLKQRRPKKAVQVSTT; from the coding sequence ATGGCGTTACATTTTCTTAGAAAAACCATTGCATACCCATCGATTAGGAATTCCGGGTTCCTTACGAGGCTGCGTAGTTTCAGCTCAGTGTTCCCTCCAATTATCAATAAGGAAGATACCAAGCCGACCAACTACTCTAGTAAGATTCATCTTTCTCCTTTGTTCAATGATTTCTCTTTTAAATTGGGTTCTAATGATATTGAGCTCGTGGATGATGAAACCTGGAGAGTCTCGTCGGGTTTAGCTCATGCTTACAAAGGGTTTGATGGGGAAATGGAAACACTACCCTATATGGAAGCAGTTAATCACAGGGTAGATAATGGTTCTCCTATAAGTGAAGATGATCAAGACTTCGATGACATAGATAATATGAGAATCCGGGGTAAGCTTTTTTATAAAATCGATCGTGGTTCCAAAGAGTTTGAGGAGTATGCTTATGACTTCCATAGGAAGAAAGGTCCCAAGAACAAGGATGATCGCAGAGAAAGTAAAAATAAGGAGTCTTTGCATAAGAAAGATGATCCAAAAGAAAGCAAAAGGCTCGAGAAGTCAAATGTTAGACTACTTAAAGATGTTAAAAATGGAAGTGTTAGAAATATTCCTGACAAAGTGGAGGTTTGTTCGGCTGAGAAGAAGTTGAGAACTCCCACTTTTAATCAACTAACTGGTCCTTATCATGAACCATTTTGCCTTGACATTTACATATCGAAAGCATCGGTTCGCGCCTGCATCATTCATCGGGCCACTAGCAAGGTTGTTGCCGTAGCTCATTCCATTTCTAAGGACATGAAAATTGATTTAGGTTCCACTAGAAATGCTTCTGCTTGCGCTGCTGTGGGTTTGATTTTGGCTCAGAGAGCATTGGATGATGATATACATGATGTTATTTACACACCAAGGAAAGGGGACAAGTTAGAGGGGAAGCTTCAGATAGTTCTTGAATCTATTATCGATAATGGAGTAAATGTGAAGGTTAAACTTAAACAAAGAAGACCCAAGAAAGCAGTGCAGGTGTCTACCACTTAA
- the LOC108476140 gene encoding FRIGIDA-like protein 4a yields MGSIPDPGELTELTHPSFDEFQHQTSLMTGCTLMWKELSDHISSLEANLIRQSEALKRKIEALDSETKTSLDSLKKRELSIDDSVKIAVNRVELLKKDALKTLNDDNPDGEVDNGDGLLQILKSTCLRMEAKEFWNFVSGRKKDIELLREKIPEALSECIDPAKFVMEAISEVFPVDERGNERGNDLGWACVLVLESLIPAVVDPVIGKSRMLITPSVKEKAKEIAETWKRSLEERGGIDNVKTPDVHTFFQHLITFGIVNEEELELYRKLVIGSAWRKQMPKLAVSLGLGDKMPDMIEELISKGQQLDAVHFTYEVGLVDRFPPVPLLKAFLKDAKKAASSILEDPNNAGRAAQLAARKEQSALRAVMKCIEEYKLEAELPPENLKKRLEQLEKTKTEKRKPSAVPANKRTRASNGGPMPPAKAGRSTNAYVSSFAAPPSIVRSPSHPQYPAAVPAYPSPPPAIYGTQTPPTCPYMYSPEAATHLAGSYPGAPMNYPAYGGYGNGIAPAYQQAYY; encoded by the exons ATGGGGTCGATCCCCGATCCGGGTGAGTTAACCGAGTTAACTCATCCTAGTTTCGATGAGTTCCAGCATCAAACATCTCTTATGACGGGCTGCACTCTTATGTGGAAAGAACTCTCCGATCACATAAGTTCACTTGAGGCAAATCTGATTAGACAATCGGAGGCCTTGAAACGCAAAATCGAAGCACTAGACTCGGAGACCAAGACCTCACTCGACTCACTCAAGAAGCGAGAACTCAGCATCGACGACAGCGTCAAGATTGCAGTCAACCGAGTTGAGCTTCTAAAAAAAGATGCTTTGAAAACCTTAAACGACGACAATCCCGACGGAGAAGTTGACAACGGAGACGGCCTTTTGCAAATCCTGAAATCAACGTGTTTGAGAATGGAAGCTAAAGAGTTCTGGAACTTTGTCTCCGGCCGGAAGAAAGATATCGAATTATTAAGAGAGAAAATTCCAGAAGCTTTATCGGAATGCATCGATCCAGCGAAGTTCGTTATGGAGGCCATATCGGAGGTATTTCCGGTGGATGAAAGAGGGAATGAGAGAGGAAATGATTTAGGATGGGCTTGTGTTTTGGTTCTAGAAAGCTTGATTCCGGCGGTGGTTGATCCAGTGATCGGAAAATCGAGGATGCTGATTACGCCGAGTGTGAAAGAGAAGGCGAAAGAAATCGCGGAGACATGGAAAAGAAGCCTCGAAGAGAGAGGAGGGATTGACAATGTGAAGACTCCTGATGTTCATACTTTTTTTCAACACTTGATTACGTTTGGGATTGTTAACGAAGAGGAGTTGGAGCTTTATAGGAAGCTTGTTATTGGCTCTGCTTGGAGGAAACAAATGCCTAAGCTTGCAGTTTCGCTTGGCCTCGGTGATAAAATGCCTG ACATGATTGAAGAATTGATCAGTAAAGGACAACAGCTTGATGCAGTTCATTTCACTTATGAAGTCGGCCTCGTTGACAGGTTCCCCCCTGTGCCCCTGCTAAAAGCTTTCTTGAAGGATGCAAAGAAGGCAGCTTCATCTATTTTGGAAGATCCCAATAATGCCGGCCGGGCTGCG CAACTTGCTGCACGCAAAGAGCAATCAGCACTTCGGGCAGTCATGAAGTGCATCGAAGAGTACAAACTCGAGGCAGAGCTTCCCCCAGAGAACCTCAAGAAACGCCTTGAGCAGCTAGAGAAGACCAAGACTGAGAAGAGAAAGCCATCCGCAGTTCCTGCTAACAAGCGAACACGGGCCAGCAATGGCGGTCCAATGCCTCCAGCTAAAGCTGGCCGTTCAACGAATGCATATGTCTCATCTTTTGCAGCACCACCGTCAATTGTCAGGTCTCCCTCACACCCTCAGTACCCTGCTGCAGTCCCAGCATACCCATCCCCCCCACCTGCCATTTACGGAACCCAAACCCCACCCACCTGTCCGTATATGTACTCACCAGAAGCAGCCACTCACCTAGCTGGTTCTTACCCTGGAGCTCCCATGAACTATCCTGCATATGGAGGGTATGGTAATGGTATAGCACCAGCATATCAGCAGGCTTACTACTGA
- the LOC108474439 gene encoding callose synthase 12-like, which translates to MSLPRHRPRSQFSPPPEDEPYNIIPMHNLHIDHPGLRYPQVHVVLSSLRNVGDLRKPPFSPWVPSMDLLDWLGLFFGFQHDNIKNQREHLVLHLANAHMRLSLPPADNNGTFQVIVVREFRCKLLENYSNWCSYLGKASNVDSLDSDTRRELLYVGLYLLIWGESANLRFMPECICYIFHHMAMELNKILKDYIDEDTGRPWIPSLSGENAFLNRVVKPIYDTIKAEVAKSKNGTAPHDTWRNYDDFNEYFWSKSCFHTLNWPLDFYSKFTSERKTGFVERRTFWNVYRSFDRLWVMLFLFLHIMVILAWEEKKFPWLALDNKDVTVRVLSLFITWSGMRLFHALLEPAMELSRVSRHTWGLVLRMVLRILVAAAWTGTFVICYTRIWVQRYLDKHWSNEANQRIKPMISTTKQLLDSTIAGCEGDCKAIFSVSNMFIIGLLWVPVVLIYLADTQIWYSIYSPFVGAAMGLLQLLGEIRNIEQLRWWFRFFATAIQFNLLPQEEIKITGGSFREKLCETIHQLKVRCGLQLPLKMVELKSNQVKANKFALIWNEIVTTFREEDMISDQEVELLQLPLNSWEIRVIRWPCFLLANELLRALDLATDLHDAPDNWLWYKICKNEYRRCAVIETYDCVKYLMLHKLIKSNTEEHSILKALFREIDHSIETEKFTKTFRTIALLQIHSKLIKLVELLLEPNESVNEIADAMQSLYAIVVPYLFKAKTMDQLREDELAPKSRSAMARWLFKNTVESLDPSNKDFYMQVKRLHTILTSRDSMHTIPVNNEARRRLAFFSNSLFMKMPRAPQVKKMIAFSVLTPFNDEDVLYSKETLKTKSGDGISILYYLQTIYDDEWKNFIERMRREGMVTADEIWTTKLRDLRLWASYRGQTFARTVRGMMYYYRALLLLAFLDSSTETDITITKEEEGIALMKYTYVVSCQKYWEHKAIGDPRAEEIIDLLKHNEALRMAYVDQVSTGRDEKEYYSVLIKYEQQLQREVEIYRIKLPGPMNIGEGKPENQNHGIVFTRGDAVQTIDMNQDNYFEEALKIRNLLEEFKHHHGIHRPTILGVREHIFSGSVSSVAWFMSAQETSFVTLFQRLFANPLKIRMHYGHPDVFDRLWFMTRGGLSKASKVINISEDIFAGFNCILRGGSVTHHEYIQVGKGRDLGLNQISTFEAKIACGSGEQFLSRDVYRLGQRLDFFRMLSFFHTTIGYFFNTTVIILSVYGFLWGQLYLALSGVENCILGYDNNSKKALSAVINQDLIIQFGLFTTLPAILESYVENGFLEAIWEFLIMQLQLSTVFYTFSMGTRAHFFGRTILHGGAKYRQTGRNFVVQHTSFAENYRLYARSHFIKAIEFGLILMVYATYTPSAKLTFFYLDMSVTCWLLVLSWIFAPFLFNPSGFDWLKTVHDFDDFMNWIWYRGGMFAKATESWESWWYEEQHHLVITSLWGKLLEIILNLRFFFFQYGIVYHLGISGQSRSVFVYLWSWIFIFAAFGIYLTMSYVRDKYGAKKHIYARLAEFLLMVLGILAIIALRRSTAFKNVDIFTSLLALVPTGWGLISIAQVFRPLLRHTRLWDSVVSLARYYEMMFGVIVMGPVAVLSWTPGFQSMQTRILFNDAFSRGLQMFKIITHKVHQKDV; encoded by the exons ATGTCTCTGCCACGTCACCGGCCTCGCTCACAGTTCTCACCACCGCCAGAAGATGAACCGTACAATATTATCCCCATGCATAATCTCCACATAGATCATCCCGGCCTCCGGTACCCTCAAGTACACGTCGTCCTATCGTCCTTGCGCAACGTAGGTGACCTACGAAAGCCACCATTCTCCCCGTGGGTTCCTTCCATGGACCTCCTCGATTGGTTGGGACTATTCTTTGGGTTCCAACACGATAACATAAAGAACCAAAGGGAACACCTTGTTCTCCACTTGGCTAATGCTCATATGCGCCTCTCTCTGCCACCGGCCGACAACAATGGAACCTTCCAAGTCATAGTCGTCCGCGAATTCCGCTGTAAGCTACTCGAAAACTACAGTAACTGGTGTTCTTACCTGGGGAAGGCATCCAACGTTGACAGTTTAGATTCTGATACTCGTAGAGAGTTGCTTTACGTTGGACTGTATTTATTGATATGGGGAGAATCCGCGAATTTGAGGTTCATGCCTGAATGCATCTGCTACATTTTTCATCACATGGCCATGGAATTGAACAAAATCCTAAAAGATTACATTGATGAAGACACGGGACGGCCATGGATACCATCGCTATCAGGGGAAAACGCGTTTCTAAATCGCGTTGTAAAGCCAATATATGATACGATCAAGGCCGAGGTAGCGAAAAGCAAAAATGGAACCGCTCCCCATGATACGTGGAGGAACTATGATGATTTCAACGAGTACTTTTGGAGCAAGAGTTGTTTTCATACTCTCAACTGGCCACTTGATTTCTACAGTAAGTTTACAAGTGAAAGGAAAACCGGGTTTGTTGAACGCAGGACGTTTTGGAACGTCTACAGAAGCTTCGACAGGCTATGGGTGATGTTGTTTCTCTTTCTTCACATAATGGTAATCTTGGCCTGGGAGGAGAAGAAGTTTCCATGGCTGGCTTTGGATAACAAGGATGTTACTGTTCGAGTTTTATCATTGTTCATCACTTGGAGTGGAATGAGGCTTTTCCATGCTTTACTTGAACCAGCTATGGAGCTTAGTCGTGTTTCGAGACATACGTGGGGACTGGTCCTTAGGATGGTGCTAAGGATTTTGGTTGCTGCAGCATGGACTGGCACTTTTGTGATTTGTTACACAAGGATTTGGGTGCAAAGGTACCTCGACAAGCATTGGTCTAATGAGGCTAACCAAAGG ATCAAGCCCATGATTAGCACAACAAAACAATTGTTGGATTCAACAATTGCAGGCTGTGAGGGGGACTGCAAAGCCATCTTCAGTGTTAGCAACATGTTCATTATTGGATTGTTGTGGGTGCCTGTGGTGTTGATTTACTTGGCTGATACTCAGATTTGGTACTCAATCTATTCTCCCTTTGTGGGGGCTGCCATGGGGTTGCTGCAACTGTTGGGTGAAATTCGAAACATCGAGCAGCTGCGATGGTGGTTTCGGTTCTTTGCCACtgccattcaattcaatttgctGCCACAAGAGGAAATAAAAATCACTGGTGGATCTTTCAGGGAAAAACTGTGTGAAACCATTCATCAGCTGAAGGTGAGATGTGGGCTGCAGCTGCCTTTAAAAATGGTCGAACTCAAATCGAACCAGGTTAAGGCTAACAAGTTTGCTTTAATATGGAATGAAATAGTTACCACATTTAGGGAAGAAGATATGATATCTGATCAAGAGGTTGAGCTACTACAGTTGCCTCTGAATTCATGGGAAATCAGGGTCATTCGTTGGCCTTGTTTTCTTTTGGCGAATGAGTTGCTACGTGCTCTTGATCTGGCTACGGACTTACATGATGCGCCGGATAACTGGCTCTGGTATAAAATATGCAAGAATGAGTATAGGCGTTGTGCTGTGATTGAAACATATGATTGTGTCAAGTATTTGATGCTTCATAAACTAATCAAAAGCAATACCGAGGAGCATTCCATTCTCAAAGCCTTGTTTCGAGAAATTGATCATTCTATCGAGACCGAGAAGTTCACTAAGACATTTAGAACGATTGCACTGCTTCAAATCCATTCCAAGTTGATAAAACTTGTTGAGCTGTTGCTTGAACCAAACGAGAGTGTGAATGAGATTGCTGATGCTATGCAGTCACTTTACGCAATTGTTGTTCCTTACCTTTTCAAAGCAAAGACAATGGACCAGTTGAGGGAAGATGAACTGGCTCCCAAGAGCCGATCCGCCATGGCAAGGTGGCTATTTAAGAACACAGTTGAGTCGCTGGATCCTAGTAACAAGGACTTCTATATGCAGGTTAAGCGCTTGCATACAATTCTTACCAGCAGGGACTCGATGCATACCATTCCTGTTAATAACGAGGCAAGGCGTCGACTTGCTTTCTTTAGTAACTCACTCTTTATGAAAATGCCTCGAGCTCCTcaagtgaagaagatgatagctttcAGTGTCCTTACCCCTTTCAACGATGAAGATGTGTTGTACAGCAAAGAAACACTCAAAACTAAGAGCGGAGATGGGATTTCCATCCTGTATTATTTGCAGACCATTTATGATGATGAGTGGAAGAACTTCATCGAAAGAATGCGTAGAGAGGGAATGGTGACAGCAGATGAAATATGGACAACCAAGTTAAGAGATTTAAGGCTTTGGGCATCTTATAGAGGCCAGACATTTGCACGCACGGTCAGAGGCATGATGTACTATTATCGAGCTCTATTGCTGCTAGCTTTTCTCGATTCTTCAACGGAGACGGATATTACCAtaacaaaagaagaagaaggtATTGCTTTGATGAAGTATACATATGTTGTTTCATGTCAGAAGTATTGGGAACATAAGGCCATAGGGGACCCTCGTGCTGAAGAAATCATTGATCTTTTGAAACACAATGAAGCCCTTCGGATGGCCTATGTTGATCAAGTTTCAACAGGGAGAGATGAGAAGGAATATTATTCGGTTCTCATTAAGTACGAGCAGCAATTACAACGGGAGGTGGAGATATATCGAATCAAGTTGCCTGGTCCAATGAACATTGGAGAAGGGAAACCAGAGAATCAAAACCATGGCATTGTCTTCACTCGTGGTGATGCAGTTCAAACTATTGATATGAACCAAGACAACTATTTTGAGGAAGCACTAAAAATCCGTAACCTGTTGGAAGAATTCAAGCACCATCATGGAATCCATAGACCAACTATATTGGGAGTTAGAGAACATATTTTCAGTGGCTCTGTTTCGTCAGTTGCTTGGTTTATGTCAGCACAGGAAACGAGTTTTGTTACCTTATTTCAACGTCTCTTTGCAAATCCGCTGAAAATCCGAATGCATTACGGCCATCCCGATGTGTTCGATAGGCTTTGGTTCATGACTCGTGGCGGCCTTAGTAAAGCCTCCAAAGTGATTAATATCAGTGAGGACATTTTTGCCGGCTTCAACTGTATTTTGCGAGGGGGCAGTGTCACACACCATGAATACATTCAAGTTGGCAAAGGACGAGACCTCGGATTGAATCAAATATCAACCTTTGAAGCGAAGATAGCTTGTGGGAGTGGTGAACAATTCCTCAGCAGAGATGTTTACAGGTTGGGTCAAAGACTTGATTTTTTCAGGATGTTATCATTCTTTCACACAACAATTGGATATTTCTTCAATACAACAGTGATCATCCTTTCTGTCTATGGATTCCTGTGGGGTCAACTTTATCTAGCTCTCAGTGGTGTTGAAAATTGCATTCTAGGGTACGATAACAACAGCAAGAAGGCACTGAGCGCTGTTATCAATCAAGACCTCATCATCCAGTTTGGTCTCTTTACAACACTTCCAGCAATACTCGAGAGCTACGTCGAGAACGGTTTCCTTGAAGCCATTTGGGAATTCTTGATTATGCAGCTCCAGCTTTCAACTGTTTTCTACACATTCTCAATGGGAACGCGTGCACATTTCTTTGGTCGGACCATCCTTCACGGAGGTGCAAAGTATCGACAAACCGGGCGTAATTTTGTCGTACAACACACAAGTTTCGCAGAGAATTACAGATTGTACGCACGCAGCCATTTCATAAAGGCCATAGAGTTTGGATTGATTCTCATGGTTTATGCAACATACACCCCATCAGCCAAGCTCACATTTTTTTACCTAGACATGTCAGTCACATGTTGGCTCCTAGTTCTCTCATGGATATTTGCTCCCTTCCTATTCAATCCTTCGGGTTTCGATTGGCTAAAGACCGTACACGACTTTGATGATTTCATGAACTGGATTTGGTACCGCGGTGGCATGTTTGCAAAGGCTACAGAAAGCTGGGAAAGTTGGTGGTACGAGGAGCAGCACCATTTAGTCATAACCAGCCTATGGGGAAAGCTACTGGAAATCATTTTGAACCTACGTTTCTTCTTTTTCCAATATGGAATTGTATACCATCTGGGAATATCAGGCCAAAGTAGGAGTGTTTTCGTTTACTTGTGGTCTTGGATCTTCATATTCGCAGCATTCGGAATCTATCTAACGATGTCGTATGTTCGGGACAAGTACGGAGCAAAAAAGCATATATATGCTAGGCTGGCTGAATTCCTTTTGATGGTACTTGGTATACTTGCTATTATTGCTCTGAGGCGGTCCACAGCCTTCAAAAATGTTGATATTTTCACCAGCCTGTTGGCTCTTGTTCCTACTGGTTGGGGACTTATATCCATAGCTCAGGTATTTCGACCCCTTCTTCGGCATACCAGACTGTGGGACTCTGTGGTTTCCTTGGCTCGATACTATGAGATGATGTTTGGAGTCATAGTGATGGGTCCAGTGGCAGTTTTATCATGGACGCCTGGGTTCCAATCAATGCAAACAAGGATTCTATTTAATGATGCATTTAGCAGAGGCCTGCAAATGTTCAAGATTATCACACACAAAGTACATCAAAAGGATGTCTAA
- the LOC108474440 gene encoding late embryogenesis abundant protein D-34, which yields MSQGQPRRPQQPAGQGENQEPIKYGDVFNVSGELANKPIAPQDAAMMQTAETQVLGQTQKGGTAAVMQSAATRNEQVGVVGHNDITDIAGEQGVSVAETDVAGRRIITEAVAGQVVGQHVQATPVMTSQVGAVQQNAITIGEALEATAKTAGDKPVDQSDAAAVQAAEVRATGSNVIIPGGLAATAQSAAAHNATLDRDEEKIKLNQVLTGATAKLPADKAVTRQDAEGVVSAELRNNPNVATHPGGVAASMAAAARLNENVNA from the exons ATGAGCCAGGGACAACCTAGGAGGCCTCAACAACCAGCAGGTCAAGGTGAGAACCAAGAGCCTATCAAATATGGAGATGTTTTCAACGTGAGCGGTGAGTTAGCCAACAAGCCTATCGCACCCCAAGATGCAGCCATGATGCAAACAGCTGAGACCCAAGTGTTGGGTCAGACCCAGAAAGGTGGAACCGCTGCTGTGATGCAATCTGCCGCCACGAGGAACGAACAAGTTGGCGTTGTGGGTCATAATGATATAACTGACATTGCTGGTGAACAAGGCGTTAGCGTCGCTGAAACTGATGTTGCTGGTCGGCGTATAATCACTGAGGCAGTCGCTGGCCAG GTTGTGGGGCAACATGTTCAAGCAACACCGGTTATGACAAGCCAAGTGGGCGCTGTGCAGCAAAACGCAATAACCATAGGTGAAGCCCTCGAAGCAACCGCTAAAACAGCGGGCGACAAGCCCGTCGATCAAAGCGATGCCGCTGCCGTTCAAGCCGCGGAAGTTCGAGCGACTGGTTCGAATGTCATAATCCCCGGCGGACTCGCCGCTACTGCTCAATCCGCCGCGGCTCATAACGCGACCCTGGATCGCGATGAGGAAAAGATCAAGCTGAATCAAGTTTTAACG GGTGCAACGGCGAAGTTACCGGCGGATAAAGCAGTGACAAGGCAAGATGCTGAAGGAGTGGTGAGTGCAGAGCTGAGAAACAATCCAAATGTAGCCACACATCCAGGAGGAGTGGCAGCATCTATGGCGGCAGCTGCTAGGCTTAATGAGAACGTCAAcgcataa